The following are encoded in a window of Esox lucius isolate fEsoLuc1 chromosome 14, fEsoLuc1.pri, whole genome shotgun sequence genomic DNA:
- the znf106b gene encoding zinc finger protein 106 isoform X2 encodes MNKRHRAMTPTKKSPTTDLDFSGYCILCRKSYKKKDVHEHMQGILHHQELEKIKGRFGIELVNPSIDAEGPVEDEDWPLTGSFQWCPDHAPAAPSTPSVPQATPSREVARGLPPGAQTLGSESPGSASWDIRSPQAPVLVKAEREPEQYGEVVVTKEGRLNTKKKTKRKMDSELCPSGKKQKVTSNNDNVQVDQLLAVSLREEELSGSLETLDSSLIQARNALQAAYAEVQRLLLLKQQVSAEISVLRAKRIEILQGMQGAATVTVPMTTTQQHPQLLLTPSLGVPPPPSSPYLSRTPIYQSSSSTGPALNPGPALNPGPALNPGPALNPGPALNPGPALNPGLALNPGPPGPVLNPGPVLNPGPVLNPGPVLNPGPVLNPGPVLNPGPVLSPAPYTPVTLPVKNEPVSHPAPSCSPVIPRQLVNPPSVSPVRLPAPIQPATASLQPAPAPHAVGPVSHQRVAETSAPSMLTGAKQRESQLKGRLTERQKTRSKEAARKTVSTQEDQSSTASSSSSSSSSSDSEDSEDEDQQGLALTPFEKLWGRGNPFMEEDVSEGGNGQDSDCYVETVTVESQTKSELAVVAIDDSDVEEKATVTSSSQTARVPEDKFGQNSTSHSKQSSPPVTVKKQSTPSQSGNMVKEQEPSLGSFEGHTGPVHDLQIHGGLLYTCSGDNTARAYCLVTKVCQAVFEGHINKVNCLLVSSLPGLPPRLYTGSSDRSIRCYSLKSKKCLEQISLPDRVLCLHIRWNILYVGLANGSVVSFELKTLRQLDVFACHGPRGVSCMGTSNEGARRILLVGSYDTTISVRDAKSGLLLRSLEGHSKTVLCLKVVNDLVFSGSSDTSVHTHNIHTGQLIRIYKGHGHAVTALAILGKVMVTACLDKLVRVYELQSHDRLQVYGGNNDMVMCMVIHKSVIYTGCYDGTVKAVKLNLMQNYRCWWHGCSLIFAVGEHLLQHLVCHHSPAHGSNFKCRWRNCDTFYAAWDNRKDLPGHMKAHIEKDGKLQT; translated from the exons GTTTGGCATTGAGCTGGTGAACCCCTCCATCGACGCAGAGGGACCGGTCGAAGACGAGGACTGGCCCCTAACCGGTAGCTTCCAATGGTGCCCAGACCACGCCCCTGCAGCACCATCCACGCCCTCCGTTCCGCAAGccacgccttcccgggaagttGCTAGAGGTCTACCACCAGGGGCTCAAACACTGGGATCGGAGTCACCCGGTTCTGCATCCTGGGATATCCGGTCACCCCAGGCCCCCGTGTTAGTGAAGGCTGAACGGGAGCCGGAGCAGTATGGTGAAGTAGTGGTCACTAAAGAGGGCAGGTTGAACACGAAGAAGAAAACGAAGCGGAAAATG GATAGCGAATTGTGTCCCAGTGGGAAAAAGCAGAAGGTTACGTCAAACAATG ACAACGTCCAAGTGGACCAGTTGCTGGCCGTGTCTCTGAGGGAGGAGGAGCTGAGTGGCTCCTTGGAAACCCTGGACTCCTCCCTGATCCAGGCCCGGAATGCCCTGCAGGCCGCCTACGCGGAAGTGCAGCGCCTCCTGCTGCTCAAACAGCAG gtctcCGCTGAGATCAGCGTTCTGCGGGCCAAGCGTATCGAGATCCTTCAGGGGATGCAGGGCGCAGCTACGGTTACGGTGCCCATGACGACCACCCAGCAGCACCCACAGCTCCTCCTCACTCCCAGTCTCGGTGTCccgccccctccctcctccccttatCTCAGTCGGACCCCAATTTACCAGTCGTCCTCCTCCACCGGCCCCGCCTTGAACCCTGGCCCCGCCTTGAACCCTGGCCCCGCCTTGAACCCTGGCCCCGCCTTGAACCCTGGCCCCGCCTTGAACCCTGGCCCTGCCTTGAACCCTGGCCTCGCCTTGAATCCTGGCCCCCCTGGCCCCGTCTTGAACCCTGGCCCCGTCTTGAACCCTGGCCCCGTCTTGAACCCTGGCCCCGTCTTGAACCCTGGCCCCGTCTTGAACCCTGGCCCCGTCTTGAACCCTGGCCCCGTCTTGAGCCCTGCCCCTTATACGCCAGTCACCCTGCCCGTCAAGAACGAGCCTGTTTCCCACCCCGCCCCCTCATGCAGTCCTGTCATTCCACGCCAGCTTGTAAACCCTCCTTCCGTTTCTCCCGTACGCCTGCCCGCGCCCATCCAGCCTGCCACCGCGTCGCTCCAACCGGCACCTGCTCCACACGCCGTGGGGCCAGTCAGCCATCAGAGGGTGGCGGAGACCTCCGCCCCCTCCATGTTGACCGGTGCCAAACAGCGGGAGAGTCAGCTGAAGGGGAGGCTGACGGAGAGGCAGAAGACGCGGAGCAAGGAGGCTGCCAGGAAGACCGTGTCCACGCAGGAAGACCAAAGTTCCACCGCCAgttccagcagcagcagcagcagcagcagcgaCTCCGAGGACAGTGAGGATGAGGATCAGCAGGGGCTCGCCCTCACCCCTTTCGAAAAGTTATGGGGGCGGGGCAATCCCTTTATGGAGGAGGATGTGAGCGAAGGCGGCAACGGACAAGACAGTGACTGCTATGTCGAGACCGTAACCGTGGAGTCCCAGACGAAATCGGAATTGGCTGTTGTCGCCATCGATGATTCGGATGTTGAGGAGAAAGCAACTGTCACTTCCTCCTCCCAGACAGCCAGGGTTCCTGAAGACAAATTCGGACAGAACTCCACCAGCCACAG caaACAGAGTTCGCCCCCGGTTACCGTGAAGAAGCAGAGTACGCCCTCAC aGTCTGGAAACATGGTCAAGGAGCAGGAGCCGTCTCTGGGGAGCTTTGAGGGCCACACCGGCCCGGTCCATGACCTCCAGATCCACGGGGGCCTGCTGTATACATGTTCAGGGGACAACACGGCGCGAGCCTACTGCCTAGTG ACCAAGGTGTGCCAGGCGGTGTTTGAGGGCCACATCAACAAGGTGAACTGCCTGCTGGTCTCCTCTCTGCCAGGCCTGCCGCCACGCCTCTACACCGGCTCCAGTGACCGCTCCATCCGCTGCTACAGCCTCAAG TCAAAGAAGTGCCTTGAGCAGATCTCACTGCCGGACCGAGTCCTGTGTCTGCACATTCGCTGGAACATTCTGTACGTTGGCCTCGCGAACGGATCCGTGGTCAGCTTTGAGCTGAAG ACCCTGAGGCAGCTGGATGTGTTCGCGTGCCATGGCCCGCGTGGGGTGAGCTGCATGGGCACCTCTAACGAGGGCGCTCGCCGCATCCTGCTGGTGGGCTCCTATGACACTACCATCAGCGTGCGTGACGCCAAGAGTGGCCTGCTGCTGCGCTCGCTTGAGGGCCACAGCAAGACTGTCCTCTGTTTGAAG GTGGTGAACGACTTGGTCTTCAGCGGCTCCAGTGACACATCGGTccacacccacaacatccat aCAGGTCAGCTGATCCGGATCTACAAGGGTCACGGCCATGCGGTCACTGCGCTGGCCATTCTGGGGAAGGTCATGGTGACGGCCTGCCTGGACAAGCTGGTGCGCGTCTACGAGTTACAG TCCCACGACAGGCTGCAGGTGTATGGTGGCAACAATGACATGGTGATGTGCATGGTCATCCATAAGAGCGTG ATCTACACTGGCTGCTACGACGGAACTGTCAAGGCCGTGAAACTGAACTTAATGCAGAACTACCGCTGCTGG TGGCACGGTTGCTCGCTGATCTTTGCCGTTGGGGAGCATCTCCTGCAACACCTGGTCTGTCACCACAGCCCCGCCCACGGGAGCAACTTCAAATGTCGCTGGAGGAACTGTGACACATTCTATGCAGCGTGGGACAACCGTAAG GACCTGCCTGGACATATGAAGGCGCACATAGAGAAGGACGGCAAGCTGCAGACATAA